One Parasteatoda tepidariorum isolate YZ-2023 chromosome 1, CAS_Ptep_4.0, whole genome shotgun sequence genomic window, AGAAAATGACTGATCCTTATCCAACTATACATCAGTACATGCAAATCACCCAGTTAATAGAACCCCCAGACAGGCCTCACCAACCACAATTTATGTCTGTGCCCTGGGGTAGATCACTGCCAACCAACAGTGGTGTTGAAATATTTACAGACGGTTCTAGGATGGAGGTTGCCGATGAAATAAGCGAGAAAAACTACCATTACAGAACAGATTTTGggattgtaattaaaaatgatggAATTTTGTTAAGACGGCCTCCACCAGAATTTCGAATAACAGTAGTGTTTTAAGGGCAGAGATGATGGCAATCAAACATGCTCTCTCTTGGCTTGCCGACATAAACTACCCTGATGCTGTTATCTACTCTGATTCACTCTTCTCACTGCAGGCATTAGCTGACCCAGCACCCTCTTCACACCTCATCGAACACATTAAACGACTATGGCGATCAAACATTGAATGTAACTGGGTCAAGGCTCATATAGGCATACAGGGCAATGAGGAAGCGGCCAAGAGGGCCATCAGTCTCTGTCAAATTGACTCAGAGGTCCCAAGTTCGAAAGCCCTGATcagaacatttattaaaacccATAATATGAGGAGATGGAAACAGAAATGGCAGGGTACCGAGAAAGGtcgacaaatatttaaattttctaaggaCTCAGCTACAAAGAGACCTGAATCAATTCTTAACTGGCCACGGAGTGTTTGGAGAACAccaattaaatatgtttaataagagCTCAGACTGTCATTATTGTGGGGAATATCAAATAATCGAACACTTAATTATGGACTGCACCTACTTACAGTCACTCCGCAGAAACCACTTTATTAGCCAATCTCAACACTAGAGTTTTCTAAGTTGACCTGGAGTAGagacatcattaaaaaaaaatcaaaaatacattAGAGGATGTTCTGGCCAACAACATATCATAATGTCGGAACCTGCGATTTCCATCTTGGGTGTCTCTCTTAATGGTCTTAATTGGTTTCAGCCTTCAACCTTTTACCTTGTACAATTTTaacctttattgtttttacaatatGTTGTTTTAGCTACTGCTTCTACAATACCATACTTTTAGCTTCCCTTTTgtgatttaacttttaactttatctttttgcagtttttatctGAGATATTCAGAGTTCTTTATCATGTGCTCCTATCTTTATTATCTTAGCAAGTTTAcatctttgcattttttttactaatggtttttaatgtgtaatatttattaatttttgggttttaaatttataagcgtCTTCTGACTTTTtagtacttttaataattttataagggCCAGTTGGCCTTAGCGATCCCTTTTGATCGGAGTTTCTTTATTAACTggttttaaattgcataatttgGTCTTGGATTTTTATATCTTGAGtggttttattcatttgaaatttatgagGGTTCTTTGACCTTCTGATTTATGAATGACATTGACTTCAGTTGTTCTGTGATCTTATTTCCATTAttactgtatttataaattttttaaatgtttatatactCAGAGAATTTTCATGGCTTGATATGTGCACAGCTGTATAGACGTTGAACATAACtactttttgcttttctttttttgtgtaatCTTTAGCAGGTTGATATTACTCCTCGCGTGCCCTTTAATAAGGTGGGTTGAGGCAAATCTTTACCTTACCTTGTACCTACATCTTTCCTTATCTGGTATATCTATTTAAGCACGCAGGACGTTTTTCTTGGTGAATCGTTGCTATGCTGAATAGTGCCTAGTATTTTTGATATGCTGATAGTGTCTAGTATTTTTGTGCATAAACGGTGCAACTTTTGATACATATTTATGTAGACTTTTTGCTTTGCTATCTAAGGCTATCTTAACAtgcgaaatttattttctgatgaaaacTTTTATACAGAATAGAATGGGATAAAATTCGAGTTGATATGATTAGTAGTTTTGacagcataataattttttcattataagtgcagttcaaaaataatacattttgtgagaaaaaagcAAAgcggtaggtaggtactttattgacgtcgcactagaactgcacaatgggctatggTCTGGCAAACATCCCTCAGGATggtccgaagacatgccatcacaattttgattatttgcagaggggatggctcctctgCTTTGGCGACCCGATGACGTGGgtgtgaagtcgagcactttgcggtagaacagtttaacggggATCGACACCGCGCACCCCCTGTCCCTACAATGGCTGAtcggaaaaaaagtattttaagtaacTTTTCGACTTATGTTTGGTCTCATTCCattaaacgagaaaaaaatacacAGGAAACAATACTTCACTTGTCTAAATAGCAATGTGGATGTGGAAATAAGTGTaagtgcaaaattaaatttttgtgattgAAGCACTTATAATTTATACGCTATTAGTCTGATCGCCTCGGAATTGGTTTCATTTAATTCagtgtgaaaaaattacatcagaAACAATAACCTGCATGCTTCGATAGTTCCTAGATAAGAATGTAAGGTTTGTACATAAATACATGTCAAAGTaagttatatacataaaaactcTTTCATCTTCCGaactttttattcgatttttattCTTGATTAATCTGATTCAGTTCAGCGTAAAACAACTTATTGGAAATAATACCCCACTTGCTTACTTGTGtctgaataaataattcaaataatctaACCATTGAAAACTGGGAGAATACACTGTAAAATCTGTGGCGTAATATCTCTCCGAATTTCTTGAGCGtgaaagaatactttttttaatgtccaagtaaaacttttatatacaatttaaagcGTGCATGAAAGCTACAAACACCGAAAGTACAAAAAGTTGACACCAAGATCACTCAACTTTACAccataagttaaatattttcacttccGAAAACTCGTTTTGATGGCTCGAAATCAAAACGTTGGCTCGTTTTGATTTCGTCTTTAATTGTCTACGATCGATAACGAATTGGAGAGTAATGGAGGATGTCTTCGATGTTGCTTTTCATCTGCATAACCGTAAGTTCGACGTTAGAAATATGTATCTCTGTATTTAGTTTTGTAATacggatattttaatttttagatattgtaaactgtattaattttataatgtatgattTCTGTCTGCTCCTGCTCATCCCGCAGAGGACTGATTATAAACACACGGTTACCAGTAGAagaccgaagtcaagcatcactggctgcgatcagtaagcgggtgggtgaccactttgatcagcctgtgtaGGGACCGTGGGTGCGCAGTatcggtcctcattaaactgttctactgtaaagtgctcgaatcAGCGGGCAGGTCGTCCGGCTGCTAAAGCGggggagtcatcccctctgcagaggatcaaaatttgcgatggcatgtcttcggatcatgcTCAGGGATGTTTTTCAAACcttcgccaatagcccactgtgcaggtctagtgagacgtaaataaaaaaaaataccatatcaTCTACTCCTTCTttgttaagcctagttcgaattcACCCTAATACTCTATCTGCTATGcgtatgtttgatttacaaactaattttattttaacagttagtATATGTATGCATCCTAAATGACCTAATAAAGTGACCTGTTATTTTGTAAAGTTAGAGTTATTATTCTAAGGGATGATTTGTAATGctgtaaaatgcatttaaccCTTATAGCGTCAGTCAGGctttttttcaaacatgcaGTTGATGTCTATTTGCCTAAAAAATGATTCTGCCCATGTAATTATCAAATGCAAAAGCAAAAagtaattgagaaaattttacaGACGATCTAGCACTTGCATGGAAATgcagtattttataaaacaagagaaaatgctacagatttatagatttattcTCCAATTGATGAAGAAATGCTTATTTGCTAGAGCGATAGGATTTACTATATTAGTGCTAATATTAGTGatcagaattaagtttttttctaaaaatcaaaaaatgttcGTAAATGGTCTTCATCTTCTTCATCAATGAACAGAAAGTCTATAAAATCGGTACGTAGTTCAACAATGTTGGCTTGTGTGCATACCCTTCTTAGAGCTTTAGACTTTACAATCAGTTCATCAAATGTATTTTGGGCAGCTTCATCACAAacctcaaatatattttgagaaatgcagGCCATCTTGTATGCTTCCTCACTGAAACAGATTATTTAGATTAAGTAATTGGTATTTGAAAAACAAGACtctttgtgcaaatttttaGATTCATTACCAACAAGAAAGCCGTACAACTGttacagatttaaaattgtaaaaacaattgtaagatgtttttttccctaattGTAAAGTATTTGTAAGATCTTTGTGAGAAAAGAAATTGGGTGACTTTTACCACATGGAGTAAATGAAGATTGATTTAATTCTCAACTTAACGTTCTTTCGACAATGGACGTTTAGAACAATTCAGTTCTTAGTTTCTACATGATGTAATAAtctatctataaaaataatccatttataaaaaatatctacaaaataatctataaaaaaaaggttgcatagaaaaataaatatctaaggtaaaatatttgtgagcacctgtgtattttttttaacttagatttaataaaaaaaaattccttttaaatataattttgtttcgtttaGAATTAGTttcgtttagttaaaaaataataggaatactatctgttttttaaaaatcataatacgAAATCAGCTTTCAATTACTATctcaaatcaattattattagaaatgttctaaaaaaatcttaaatcttgTTCTTTTCTgtatttcgtaaaaatttttagtaattattagtaaaagaaaaaaaaaatcgacccTTTGTTTTCTTTAACGCCAATACTGGCCACTTTCTCTCCTTTTTTGCTACCTTATGCCTCCAACTAACTATCGGTCTATCTGCCTTTCTGCTCAAGGCCAACTTGAGATGAAACGGAGTATAACACTATCATTTATCACTAATAGAAagagttttgtttaattaaatagggTATAACTTACATACAATATCTATGATGATTTCgatcagaattatttaattttctctcttctaacagatatttatttaaataggatATTACGTACGAACACTATGAAGATTTAGATCAGAATCTTCTAGCTCTATCATtcatcaataatataaaattctttttttttaaaatttgaataggaTATTACTTACATATAATGTCTATGACGATTTCGATTGGAATCTTCTAACACTATTGACTAATAGAaagatatttacttaaaattgttttattacttaCATACACTATGGAGATTTCGATAAAAATCTTCTAACGTTATCATTTACTACtaacataaagttttttttatgtaaatagaaTATTACTTACACACAATATCTATGATGATTTCGATCAGAATTATCTAACTCTCTTTCTTCtaacacatatttatttaaataggatATTACGTACGTACATCTATCTATGACGATTTTGATCAGAATCTTCTAGACCTATCATCCATCACTGATATaaaggttttctttttaaaatttaaatagggCGTTACTTGCATACAATGTCTATGACGATTTCGATTGGAATCTTCTAACACTATTTGACTAATAGAAAGATGTTCACTTACATAAGGTATTACTTACGTATACTATGAcgatttcgataaaaaaatcttctaacgctatcatttattactaatataaaggtttttacattttatttaaatagggtATTACTTACATACAATATCTATGCCGATTTCGATCAGAATCTTCTAACACATCGTAATCCTCATTGGCATCTTGTAAGTAACCATTGTATACAGTTTCCGCCTTTTGACCGCATTGGGAGGGTATTCCGAGCTTTTGTATGCTCTTGTAACAAGGAACACTTTTAATATATCCtttatgaaattgaataatgaatttataatttattcacaataaaatgtaaagtatacaatgtaaatttttcatacgcacgtgcaaaatttttataacaaaattaaattttataaaggaaattaaaacaaaattttggaaatattaaagaaaaagtctttaatttaatgtaagacGTACTTTAAATCAGAGACTAGAACATAACAATTGTAataatgacaattttattttattttataaccgtcgttgaacagccgacccaatttagggcttacgactactaatgttcaactccgtatccttgtcattttgaacccaatccagaagacaaggaatctCATGGATCATGTATAGTCAGAAaattgctttcgtggaggacttttttgatggaactaacccgcatttgcgttacatggagaggaaaaccacgaaaaccttccacggttgaCCTGACAGCAAGGGGTTCTAACTCATTATCcatctaccgctgaggatattttacatcagcacggtggtcggtgcaagccgtatgcggaattcgtatcgaccagctatcgctgggatttgaacccggttcacctcattggaagacgaacgctctatcccttgagccatcaccGCTCCATGATGACAATTATAATGATGTTAATTGTCATTACATCTAATGTGACCGGTATAAATCACTAGAGGTCGGTCAAATTTTTAAGACTCAGAAGCACAACAGTGTTATCtggaaattgaataaataaaattaaaaaaaaaatgaaatttaaataaaaattgaaacaatctAAAAAAGAGTCCTGGTTTGGAACAGTActataacatattaaataacttagtaccataatatattaaatgttaagaaTCTTGGATCGTGGTTATTCATAGaccaatttattacaaaaaaaagagtgCATAAAACATAAAGTATTCTCTcgatttatattgaaaattagatAAATGGCGATCTTAAGAACTCaacaaatgagatttttttcgaaCACCATCCATAATCATACTAAAATCTTCTGTTTTTCACCTTTACATGTGTTTTAGGTGGTATAGGTTGAGTCGAACATCGGCTACAATAACGATGttactttttgaagaaactatTGTATTGCATTATTGCCTAGTCATTTCCCCCCGAGAAAACACTTTTTCTTGTACACTTCATAATGGCCGCacattttttgtattctttatcaaattaaatttaaagaatggaagaaaaatatttcactttttgtatCAGTTTCAGTATTTTGGTTGACGTAAATTAAAGAActtatttcaaatagtttttctacttcaatttttaaaaaaacactgtttttttttaattattggagcaaatggaccactctgaataacttttgatctaatgatgagGTTTGATTTGAGGGAGTGACATAAAATATGCTacttaattagtgcagacgatattttaagttgcgaaatcagacacaaaaacgtacattttctaaataaacgtGTCTTTTTTTCGACGTATTCgaatttttgacccccaaaacaTAGGAgctagccacaatctgggaaatagggtctGTATAGTttgtttggtcaggagagggGAGCAAAATTTtgaccccttaatgctaatttatctttttgcgtatttcgtcctatctcgagaacttcttaagagaattgaaaattcTTTGAGCGCAGTTAttaattcgtttatccaaagataaattcacgagttttagtaaatatttactgtttttcattatattatatagcaatagtcgaaaaaaaattttgaattgtaaggtatacaattgcTTACATAACTTTAAAGTATCTccttttacatggcaaaatacaaaaatttaagagaaatcgGCTggatagttcctgagaaattaaatttaaaaaaaagtaaaatattcaacatttgatttctcaggaactaatcaaccgatttcgctGAAGTTTGTATtctgccatgtaaaattagatacttgaaaattctgtcaaaatttacatacttcataattcaaaagttttacgactcttattaaataaaataataaaaaatggtaaacacttactaaattttttttgcatggaattatctttgcaaaaatgaattttataactatgcacaaggatttttcaattcgctatAGAAGTTTTCGAGGTatggcgaaataagcaaaaaataaaattaagattagagggttcaaactttgaatcgctctcctgaccaaactatgaggaccatatttcccagattgctgctacccTACCCTGTATTCTGGGgttcaaaaatctgaatccgttgaaaaaagaggtatgcttattcagagaaagtacgttttgtgtgtgatttcatgacttaaaatatcatctgcactaattaatttgcatatttgagatcaccccttcAAGCCATTAAGATGGAGTCACTAGAATGTGAAGATGTGatcaaaaaagttattcagggtggtcttctttttatttttagcactgtacattttcacttttaaaaaacatcaaaaatattgaactcattttaatttaacatgcATCTTTACACCTACCTTCACTGGAGAAACCTTTTAAAGGAAATCCCCTTTTCAATTGAAGTAGTCTGGAGATCAGAATCCGATTATTCTATGTGAGTATGTATcagtgctcttttttttaattgctcattattagtaataatatatAACGCCCAAAATACGACGCTCACAATAGCGTGGACGACaagtgaataataaaattttaaattacttagttAAGCTGCGGTGGCAATAGGAGGCAAATCAAAACAAGATAAATTTCCATGCGCAATGCCGAAGCTGGGTAGAATTGAGATCATTTTCCAGATAATCGGCATCAATAAGAACTTAGAGTCAGAAGTGGAGAgaagatgtttttttattttatttttaagcctaACTTCTTAAGAAATTATTGTATTGCTAAAATGTTATAGTCAATACGCtttcaaatatctaaaaaaaattaaacgtaagtaaataatgtcattaaatgaatgcttaaatatttttaaagcaagaatTGCGATATATTTACCTTTATGCAACCTTGATTGAACTGAGCAAAGTTCTCTTGCTACAGCGTGTGTTGAAAATGTTGACTCTATTATGCCAGAATCATTCGGACAGTAAATTACTATGAAGCTCTTTAAACAATCAAAGTAAAGCAAGACTTTCCTGTCAATAGAATAACGTATTGTTAGAAAGTTTAGAAGCAAACATGTCTAAATTAAGCGATTGAAATATAGCTACAACAAACTATAACAAACTTAACCACAGAAATGCAGTTAAATTTTCTGTTCTCAGGAGATTTATGGAAATAAGTTCGATCTTGAAACCGTATATGCTTGACCGCTATTGTATTTGAcgtagtaattaaaatttgaaaccgGGTTTTACAGTCAAAATAAAGTTAGCCCCCGTGATGGATCAAAGCATGGAGAACTTTTCTCTCCATATacgacccaggttcgaatcttaGCAATGGACGGTCAATTAGTATACTGCTCCTCCCTTACACCGGTCGGTCAAGCAGTGGGAGTTCAAATCATTCCTTTCTCTCAGTTGCGAAAATGTTTTCCATCTATAAAAGCCTTCACGTAGGAAAATTTACCCCAATGCTTGATATAGGAGTTCTCCTGTTTCCTGAGTAGAATTCGAAGTTAACATTAGCAGTTTACTAAGTTAAACATTAATGCAGCCATAAATTCAATATGTGTCAACGctggttataaaacaaaacaaaattaatcaagacgtgaattgaaaattttatgtacttaaagactgcgagttttttttctcgatattattaattttgaaataatatacaaaaaacaattctgccgtttacttcttttattcgtttttaagtaaagtttgcaaaaatggtttttaaaattattttcttgaaaataaatgtaaaacaatactgcagtaaactaattttatgtaaatttaggCAAAGTTTGCGaatatatgcttttttatgttattatgtaTGAAACAGTATAAAAAAGCTTCAGCTTAAagcttctaaaaatattgagctaacagaggaaaaaaaatagtgaattgCCTTAAGACtgagtaaaacttattttcgatatttacattgggaattaaattttgaatgattattttttgaaacgtgtatgaaaacaaaataaatggagTTTCGATCAACAAAATGTTGATATCTgctattttttaagcatttatttatttattttataagcattgGTTTCTCGAAAGCAATTGTATTATTGTTTAGATGATCGAATGAAAATTACTGGTTTTTTAGAGTTAACCgttttcaaatgtttctttaaagaGCATTTTGGAACACatggaataatataaaagtcATTTTAGAAACTACAAAGATTTTTTGTCATCGTTTTGCATAAAACatttatgttctttattttaatataatttttttagtttttcgttattttataaattataatttttgtcatttgttaccgttattactttttacttaaactacgattttttattatatattgtctACGTACACACGGGGACAAACCTTCTCACTTGCCGGTGATTTGTCCTACTATGACATAAGTTTGACcaatgaaaagtaaaagaacaattaaaaatttacagcaaTAACTAAATGTATAAAGGAACgttacaaacaaaaattgaatcTAAGAAAACATAAGATATTTCTTTACTGttggaaaaaacaaacaaatctaatctaaaagtttcttcaaacatgaaaaattgtcaaatgaaaaattttttagcgcataataagctaatttttaaacagcTGTAAATTTGTGCAACAGTTATTCATGAATAATCAACAAGCAACCTGTATATTGATTCtaaaaatggcgcaaaatgtcaatatgaagaaaagtcactattttgaggaaataaaaagcatttgcgacttaattttttcatctttgaaacataattggttttgatagtttttatattCGAGTTAAAATACACTCATGTTTATGAAAACTTCAACACTAAGAAGGAGTTATGCGAATTGAATCCAATTTACATGAAATATAAAGTGAGGTAAGAGAGGCAAGTGATTAGAATTACAAAGCGATTGCGCATGTGCGGAGCGAGATCTGACTTCTTATCAGTCGCTTGCTccatttatacataaaaaagctttaaaaataaaagctgtaAAGATTTTCGTATCGGGAATTGCAGCCAACACGCTGTGTAATGCCTCAACAGCAGTGCCTGTTTGGAAAAAAGGGAACACAGGAAACACAAACAGGGTGAGAACCTGGCAGTGGAGAACGCAATAGTTCTGTGAGAGGAAAGGTTACCGactatgccaaccttcatctatctaACGGTACCCAAatatagaatcgagttaatgtgtcttatacactagtgaagtgatgtttaataattgtaatggTATTTGATGGCCTCAATACTGCTATACTAGAATTTTATCTGGGATCGAATTCGATGATCGGATATCACTAGTTGATACAATGTAATTTTGGGGAAAggtgtattaagatcaccggaTTTTAAGTGTTTGtggtgagagctgtattaagtttttGGTTGTGTTTGTAGTCACTCCTGTGTTGCTAGTAGCAGTCTAGTGTGTGTAGGATCCCGCTGTGTGTCACAGAGACTGAGTTGTAACAGCGTGATTAGGATGATAACtcagtcacaaatagcaagtcaactgttcagtGTGGACCATTAATCGAATTTGGGGTTACTTTCGATGTAGGCGAGTTCATATCACGGGGTATTATGTAGGGGGAGCGGTTACCGAGTATGCCAACCTCCATCCATCTAAAGGTACTCCAAGatggaatcgagttaacatatattatatgtatgtgaattaatgtttaataattgtagtagTACTTACGCCACTGTACAATAGTTTGGGATGATAAACACCTCATCCGCATCGCTATGACGGACCGTATAGAGTCTTTTCGTAGATTAGCAAAACGCTGGAGAATAGCTACAGGTGTTTTGTTTTCAAGTTTGACTGCTCGTAGCTATCTGCTGCAGCATCAACTGCGTGAAAAGATTTCTCTTCCCAGTATTCCTCTGTTTTTCAATCACCGGCTCCTCCGACTTCAATGGGGTCAGCAACACAGTCCATAGTGTGCTCAAGGGCATCAAATTGTTTTCTCCGACGAATCTCGCTGCATTCTAGAGTGCAATGATGTAAGTGTACGCGTCATACGCTACAGAGGGAAACGTCAGCCCCCACAGTGTATTGTGCAACCGCATATCGCACAAACGCCAGCATTATGGTCTGAGAAGTTATTGGGTATAATTGTCGATCCCATTGAGTGGCAAATTGCGGGCAACCTGAACAATGATCATGACATAAGGGAAATTGTGAATCCAAAGGTCTTTCCAATTATTCGATGCATTCCAGGAACCGCTGTATTTCAGCAGGATTATGACCATGCAAGTGTTTCTAAGACTGCACTAGCCTTCTTTACTGAACAGTTGGTATCGCTTCTTCCATGGCCCGCATATCCCCTAGATATATCATCCGTTGAACATGTCTTCGATTTCAACGGTCGGCTTCTTGCTCGTACAGCTGATAAGTCATGTACAGTAAATCACACAGTAAGACTGAACTTTGGCGTCAGTTCAAAACCACATGGAATGCaattaccaaaaattatattcagaacCTGCTTGATTCAATGTCACGACGAACGCAGGCCCTCGTTGACCAGCGTGGTTTACACATAAAATACTGATTTCCGCCgttcttttttttgtcatgTGAATTTGATCGTTTATTTGCACCACTATCAATAGCATGatgactaaattttataaatttctgtcGATTTCTTCATAGTGttgcatttttcttaaacattggCGTGTATATTGCGATTTTCTAAAAGgcttaatatgttttatacgctaaaaataaaattacgctaaatatatatacgtattatatatacgctaaaaataaaattcacaatagTGATCCTAATCTTAGACAGCTCTTCAAACCAAACTATTAGGGccatattttccatatttcctTTGTTTTGAGGGTGCGAAATACAAATACGTCGAAAAAAAAGACATCAAGTGATTTTCGGTGATTTTGTGACTCAAAATGGATCTGCATttattaattggcatatttcaGGTAACTCCTTTAAAACATTAAGACTGAGTTCTGGTACCTGCATATCcaatcatttgattaaaatttactcaggttgtttcatgtttattttcgTACTGTACATTAACCTAAGCACTCATAGTATATCACTTGTGatttttactaacttttttaatctaataaacagaaaaaaatgggCTTTAATTTGGTGCtgagcataattttttgaaatacaaaaatattttaattcgtgcatttttaaagtacaaaaaattagtGTTGGTAAAACTTTTCATGTCTCCCCTTATGTTGTCATTTATTCCTTCTTAATGGGAtacttgcaagtgacgtagtgtgggtatctcgatcctgattggtggTTGAAATTTGGCGTTTGTTAACGTTAGCAACAGtactttccattctatttcgagtaagccaagcccgtcaagtatcgaTTCTTTTAAGTAAcgcattctaaattctttcacaaagattctttctcaaaaatttcaattctttcactaaatATAGCCATGTGAAACAAACAAACTTATGCATCGAAgctgccaggtacacaaaacaaaaatatatcacggttacaataaaatacataaacaaataataaatctaagttaaataaaagatgtag contains:
- the LOC107440374 gene encoding uncharacterized protein; protein product: MEQATDKKSDLAPHMRNRFVILITCLSYLTLYFMKVLLYFDCLKSFIVIYCPNDSGIIESTFSTHAVARELCSVQSRLHKGYIKSVPCYKSIQKLGIPSQCGQKAETVYNGYLQDANEDYDVLEDSDRNRHRYCIEEAYKMACISQNIFEVCDEAAQNTFDELIVKSKALRRVCTQANIVELRTDFIDFLFIDEEDEDHLRTFFDF